The Pseudomonas azotoformans genome has a segment encoding these proteins:
- a CDS encoding OprD family porin: protein MNQQTLQRIWLPLLGMPLAATASEGGFFEGSSATLQARNYYFSRDFSDIVGANKQSKAEEWGQGFILTYKSGYTPGPVGFGLDALGTLGLKLDSSPDRVNSGLLPVKDDGRAADDYSRFGLTFKARVSKTELKVGELQPNLPVLAFSDIRLLPPSYQGVSISSSEVAGLTLQAGHLTTTSLRNEAGDEKMIAMLGHVPQRSADSDAFNYVGGDYAFNGNRTSVSLWRGQLQDIYAQNFLGFKHSQPMGDWVLGANLGYYAAREDGDKLLGKIDNQAFFSLLSVRRGGHTVYVGYQAMYGDSAFPRVFANVTPLGNEVPTYEFAYTDERSWQVRYDYDFGVLGLPGLVTTVRYITGDNVTTGAGYEGKDRERDLDIGYAVQNGALRGLGIRLRNVMARSNYRSDIDENRLILSYTWTLL, encoded by the coding sequence ATGAATCAACAGACCCTACAGCGTATCTGGCTGCCCCTACTCGGCATGCCCCTGGCGGCGACCGCGTCCGAAGGCGGCTTTTTCGAAGGCTCGAGTGCCACTTTGCAAGCCCGCAACTATTACTTCAGCCGTGACTTCTCCGACATTGTCGGGGCCAACAAACAATCCAAGGCCGAAGAGTGGGGGCAGGGTTTTATCCTCACCTATAAATCCGGTTACACCCCAGGGCCTGTCGGCTTCGGCCTGGATGCGCTCGGCACCCTGGGCCTCAAGCTCGACAGCAGCCCGGACCGGGTCAACAGCGGCTTGTTACCGGTCAAGGACGATGGCCGTGCGGCAGACGACTACAGCCGCTTCGGCCTGACCTTCAAGGCACGGGTTTCCAAGACCGAGCTGAAAGTGGGTGAGTTACAGCCCAACCTGCCGGTGCTCGCCTTCAGCGATATCCGCCTGCTGCCGCCAAGTTATCAAGGGGTGAGCATCAGCTCCAGTGAGGTCGCTGGCCTTACGCTGCAGGCCGGGCACCTGACCACCACCAGCCTGCGTAATGAGGCCGGCGACGAGAAGATGATCGCCATGCTCGGCCATGTACCGCAGCGCAGTGCCGACAGCGACGCCTTCAACTATGTCGGCGGCGACTACGCCTTCAATGGCAATCGCACCAGCGTCAGCCTCTGGCGTGGCCAGTTGCAAGACATCTATGCGCAGAACTTTCTTGGCTTCAAGCACAGCCAGCCGATGGGTGATTGGGTGCTGGGGGCTAACCTGGGTTACTACGCAGCGCGAGAGGACGGCGATAAATTGCTCGGCAAGATCGACAACCAGGCGTTTTTCTCGCTGCTGTCGGTCAGGCGGGGTGGCCATACCGTCTATGTCGGCTACCAGGCGATGTACGGTGACAGCGCGTTCCCACGGGTGTTTGCCAACGTCACGCCGCTGGGCAACGAGGTGCCCACCTACGAGTTTGCCTACACCGACGAGCGCTCCTGGCAAGTGCGCTACGACTATGACTTCGGGGTACTCGGGCTCCCAGGGTTGGTCACGACAGTGCGCTACATCACCGGCGACAACGTGACCACCGGCGCGGGTTATGAGGGCAAGGACCGTGAGCGTGACCTGGATATCGGCTACGCCGTGCAGAACGGTGCCCTGCGCGGCCTGGGTATCCGGTTGCGCAATGTCATGGCGCGCTCCAACTACCGCAGCGATATCGACGAGAACCGGCTGATCCTCAGTTACACCTGGACGCTGCTTTAA
- a CDS encoding dipeptide ABC transporter ATP-binding protein has product MNALVDVRQLSVSYRHGNTAVDRLSLSIAQGETVAIVGESGSGKSTLANAILGLLPESAQISAGQLWVDGQDLTHANERKKRALRGRTIGLVPQDPMVSLNPTLRVGQQIAEALILAKGKRYPAVDADIVELLQQVDIDKPVLRARQYPHELSGGMRQRVLIAIALAGNPRLIIADEPTSALDVTVQRKILDHLQRLVSERGISLLIITHDLGVAADRADRILVMQQGELVEQGPPRQILDAPQHDYTRALIAAAPAFAKRREPLVRVDPAQQPILRLQNVGKTFALAKVKGEQSTFVALEDLNLQVYPGQTLAIVGESGSGKSTALRIALGLEKPSQGQVWFEQQDVTHLSWRDFRPLRQRLQLVQQNPFAALDPRFTVFDSIVEPLVSFGLLKGPALEQAARELISRVHLPVSYLDRLPRELSGGQCQRVAIARALALKPDLLLLDEPVSALDVSVQAHILDLLEELQREMGIAYVLVSHDLSVVANFAHEVLVLRNGRVVEQGSVERIFNRPASDYTRELIAAIPGRHLTASAA; this is encoded by the coding sequence ATGAATGCTTTAGTGGATGTTCGCCAACTCAGTGTCAGTTATCGGCACGGCAACACGGCGGTCGATCGCCTATCCCTGAGCATTGCCCAGGGCGAGACCGTGGCGATTGTCGGCGAGTCCGGCTCCGGCAAATCGACCCTGGCCAACGCGATCCTGGGTCTGCTGCCGGAGAGTGCGCAGATCAGCGCCGGCCAACTGTGGGTAGACGGCCAGGACCTGACCCACGCCAATGAACGCAAAAAACGTGCCTTGCGCGGCCGCACTATCGGCCTGGTGCCCCAGGACCCGATGGTCAGCCTCAACCCCACGTTGCGTGTCGGCCAGCAGATCGCCGAGGCGCTGATCCTGGCCAAGGGCAAACGCTACCCCGCTGTCGATGCAGACATTGTCGAGCTGCTGCAACAGGTCGACATCGACAAACCCGTGCTGCGCGCCCGTCAGTATCCCCATGAACTGTCCGGCGGCATGCGCCAGCGCGTGCTGATCGCCATTGCCCTGGCCGGCAACCCGCGCCTGATCATCGCCGACGAGCCCACCAGCGCCCTCGACGTCACCGTGCAGCGCAAGATCCTCGACCACCTGCAACGCCTGGTCAGCGAGCGTGGGATTTCGCTGTTGATCATCACCCACGACCTGGGTGTGGCAGCCGACCGCGCTGACCGGATCCTGGTGATGCAGCAGGGTGAACTGGTGGAACAGGGGCCGCCACGGCAGATTCTCGATGCCCCGCAGCACGACTACACTCGCGCGCTGATTGCCGCCGCGCCCGCGTTTGCCAAACGTCGTGAACCGTTGGTACGGGTTGACCCGGCACAACAGCCGATATTGCGCCTGCAAAACGTGGGCAAGACGTTTGCGCTGGCCAAGGTAAAAGGTGAGCAGTCGACTTTTGTGGCGCTTGAAGATCTCAACCTGCAGGTGTATCCCGGCCAGACCCTGGCCATCGTCGGCGAATCGGGTTCGGGCAAAAGCACTGCATTGCGCATCGCCCTGGGCTTGGAAAAACCGAGCCAGGGCCAGGTCTGGTTCGAACAGCAGGACGTCACGCACCTGAGCTGGCGCGACTTCCGCCCGCTGCGCCAGCGCCTGCAACTGGTGCAGCAAAACCCGTTCGCCGCGCTGGACCCGCGCTTCACCGTGTTTGACAGCATCGTCGAACCACTGGTCTCGTTCGGCTTGCTCAAGGGGCCAGCGTTGGAACAGGCCGCGCGGGAATTGATCAGTCGCGTACACCTGCCAGTCAGCTACCTGGACCGCCTGCCACGCGAACTGTCCGGCGGCCAATGCCAACGCGTCGCCATTGCCAGGGCGCTAGCGTTGAAGCCGGACCTGTTGCTGCTGGATGAGCCGGTCAGCGCGCTCGACGTGTCGGTGCAGGCGCACATTCTGGATCTGCTGGAAGAGCTGCAACGGGAGATGGGCATTGCCTATGTGCTGGTGTCCCACGACCTGTCGGTGGTGGCCAACTTTGCCCATGAAGTGCTGGTGTTGCGCAATGGCCGGGTGGTTGAGCAGGGTTCGGTGGAGCGGATATTCAATCGGCCGGCGAGTGATTACACGCGAGAGCTGATTGCTGCGATTCCGGGTCGGCACCTCACCGCAAGCGCTGCCTGA
- a CDS encoding DUF2790 domain-containing protein, whose protein sequence is MKIKFSSLILLFGASGAFAQGSPENAAPDIQRIVSVTPVPGSCQVEPATLVYVDSQGVSHSVNYLVMGTCQGGV, encoded by the coding sequence ATGAAGATCAAATTTTCCAGCCTTATCCTGCTTTTCGGCGCCAGCGGTGCCTTTGCCCAGGGCAGCCCTGAGAACGCTGCGCCGGATATCCAGCGCATCGTTTCCGTGACGCCCGTGCCAGGCAGTTGCCAGGTCGAGCCAGCGACCCTGGTGTACGTCGACAGCCAGGGCGTCAGCCATAGCGTGAACTACCTGGTGATGGGCACGTGCCAGGGCGGCGTTTAA
- a CDS encoding LysR family transcriptional regulator: MDMLNGMQVFARVVDSGSFAAAAESLALSGAQVSRLVSELEKHLQTRLLQRTTRRLCLTESGERFLLRCRDILEDVREATAEASGAHLNPRGRLRVHCMSGLGVLITPLVARYSEHYPHVGIELTLSQHNPDPLGEGHDVVISIARSLPDSALVSQTIGQLFSVPCASPRYLQQHGVPEQPEHLRQHQRLHLQDFQEDAWLFTGASGEIAIAPGDSFRTNVADAMVKATQEGMGISLLPFFSVSQALQDGSLVRLLADYRLRERSVFAVYPSRRFLDAKVRTWVAFLQVQLPLLLDRHVGVIDDPAYAAKSAVVAVRQRLR, encoded by the coding sequence ATGGACATGCTCAATGGCATGCAGGTATTTGCCCGTGTCGTCGACAGTGGCAGCTTCGCCGCCGCCGCTGAGTCTCTGGCGCTGTCTGGGGCGCAGGTGTCCCGGCTGGTTTCCGAGCTTGAGAAACACCTCCAGACGCGCCTGCTGCAACGCACCACACGGCGTCTGTGCCTGACAGAGTCGGGCGAACGTTTTTTGCTGCGCTGTCGTGACATTCTGGAAGACGTCAGGGAGGCGACGGCAGAAGCCAGTGGCGCTCACCTCAACCCCCGAGGGCGTCTGCGTGTGCATTGCATGAGCGGCTTGGGCGTGCTGATCACCCCGCTGGTTGCCCGCTACAGCGAGCATTATCCGCACGTCGGCATCGAACTGACCCTCTCCCAGCACAACCCGGACCCGCTGGGGGAAGGTCACGATGTGGTGATTTCGATTGCCCGCTCGCTACCGGACTCCGCGCTGGTCAGCCAGACCATCGGCCAGTTGTTCAGCGTGCCCTGCGCTTCGCCCCGGTACCTGCAACAGCACGGCGTCCCCGAACAGCCGGAGCACCTGAGGCAGCATCAGCGCCTGCATCTGCAAGACTTCCAGGAAGATGCCTGGTTGTTCACCGGAGCATCAGGTGAAATCGCGATTGCACCCGGTGACAGCTTCAGGACCAACGTGGCCGACGCCATGGTCAAGGCGACACAGGAAGGCATGGGCATCAGCCTGTTGCCGTTTTTCAGTGTATCGCAGGCGTTGCAGGATGGCTCGCTGGTGCGCCTGCTGGCGGATTACCGACTGCGTGAACGCAGTGTCTTCGCTGTGTACCCCTCGCGACGCTTTCTGGATGCCAAGGTGCGTACCTGGGTGGCGTTTTTGCAGGTGCAGTTGCCATTGTTGCTGGACCGGCATGTCGGTGTGATTGATGACCCCGCGTATGCAGCCAAATCCGCCGTAGTCGCTGTCAGGCAGCGCTTGCGGTGA